The Sulfurimonas aquatica genomic sequence TCATAGTAAGAGACCTCTGTATGGTAAAAACCTTTTGTTCTATAGTAGTTTTGAATCACTTGGAGAAGAAGCTTTATACTCTTAATATCAACCTTAGGTTCCTCTTTATAGAACTCATATAAATAAAGTTTTTTAAGATTTAGTGCTTCGTAGAGCCCCCTCTCTTGTAACTCACTTTGGCCTTCAAAAAGAAGGGGAATCTTTTGCGCAAAGAGATGCGAAGAGAGTAAAAACAATAAAATAAATTGCACTACTAGATGTATATTTTTCTTTTTCAAAAGTATATAAGCTCTCTTATATGTTTAATCATATATTCTATATATAAATCACTTAATTTAGAGTCAGTTTTGATTTATTTGATTATAATTCCATATTACCATAACAAGGAAATTTAAACAATGAATAATGAGATTATTTTAACTTTAGCGCTTATTTTAGGAACTATTGCTAGCCTTAGATCTTTAGACTATTTTTTAACTAAATTAGGGGCGATTAAAAAGGTCTCTGAGAAAAGAACTTACTATATATCTAAGAGTATCTCTTTTTTAGTCATCGTAGTAGCCTTTTTGCTTCTTGCTATTATCTGGAGTGTAAGTCTTGATGGTGTTTTAATCTTTGCTTCATCTATATTTACAGTCGTTGGTGTGGCTCTTTTTGCACAATGGTCTATTCTTAGTAACCTTACTGCAAGCATAATTATATTTTTTACATTTCCTGCTCGCGTTGGGGATACCATCACAATTATAGATGGAGATAACACCGTTACTGGAACCATAATTGAAATATCACTTTTTACAATTGAGCTTTTAGACGCCGATGGTGAAACTATTATGTATCCAAACAACCTTTTTATACAAAAGCCTATTAAAAAGTTAAAAAAAACTAAGGAAGATATGTGCTTGGAATCATAGTTGCAACACTATTTATAGCGTTAGTGGCAAATATATTTTTAAAAAAATTCGCACTTCCCACACTAATAGGCTATATCCTCACAGGTACTATTATCTCTTACCTATTTGGTCTGCATGACGCCGTAAACAACCATGAGCTCAAAGAGATAGCGGAATTTGGCGTTGTTTTTTTGATGTTTACCATAGGACTTGAGTTTTCGTTTAAGCACCTCAAAGAGATGAAGTATGAGGTTCTTGTTGTTGGAAGCTTACAGATTCTCATAACTTCACTTGTTATTTTTCTTATTGCGTTTTACATTTTTGATTTAGCCAAATATAGCGCTTTTATTATCTCTATGGCTGTAGCAATGTCATCTACAGCCATAGTGCTCAAAAC encodes the following:
- a CDS encoding mechanosensitive ion channel domain-containing protein; amino-acid sequence: MNNEIILTLALILGTIASLRSLDYFLTKLGAIKKVSEKRTYYISKSISFLVIVVAFLLLAIIWSVSLDGVLIFASSIFTVVGVALFAQWSILSNLTASIIIFFTFPARVGDTITIIDGDNTVTGTIIEISLFTIELLDADGETIMYPNNLFIQKPIKKLKKTKEDMCLES